Proteins found in one Odontesthes bonariensis isolate fOdoBon6 chromosome 11, fOdoBon6.hap1, whole genome shotgun sequence genomic segment:
- the LOC142391233 gene encoding uncharacterized protein LOC142391233, whose amino-acid sequence EQNEEQKQEQKQEQNEEQNEEQNEEQNEEQNEEQNPSTRNRAGSSSGSTGPQKRRAQEGSRWHCCKDCGKVIKRSNLRYHQRIHTGEKPYSCDQCGAAFTVLSHLKTHQGIHSGEKPYSCGQCGAAFTQFSNLKKHQRIHTGEKPFSCGQCGAAFTQLDSLKRHQRIHSGEKPFICGQCGAAFTRLSHLKTHQRIHTGEKPFSCGQCGAAFTALGSLKTHQRIHSGEKPFSCGQCEAAFTRLSYLKAHQRIHTGEKPFICGQCGAAFTQLSNLKTHQRIHTGEKPFICGQCGAAVTRLSHLKTHQHIHTGVKPFSCGQCGATFTELGSLKRHQRSHTAEK is encoded by the exons gagcagaacgaggagcagaagcaggagcagaagcaggagcagaacgaggagcagaacgaggagcagaacgaggagcagaacgaggagcagaacgaggagcagaacccttccaccaggaacagagccggctcatcctctggaTCCAcagggccacag AAACgtagagcccaagagggatccagatggcactgctgtaaggactgtgggaaagttatcaaacgatcaaatctgaggtatcatcagagaattcacacaggagagaagccatacagctgtgaccagtgtggggcagctttcactgtattatctcatctaaagacacaccaaggtattcactcaggagagaagccatacagctgtggtcagtgtggggcagctttcactcaattctctaatctaaagaaacaccaacgtattcacactggagagaaacctttcagctgtggccagtgtggggcagctttcactcaattagatagtctaaagagacaccaacgtattcactcaggagagaaacctttcatctgtggtcagtgtggggcagctttcactagattaagtcatctaaagacacaccaacgtattcacacaggagagaaacctttcagctgtggccagtgtggggcagctttcactgcattaggtagtctaaagacacaccaacgtattcactcaggagagaaacctttcagctgtggtcagtgtgaggcagctttcactagattatcttatctaaaggcacaccaacgtattcacacaggagagaaacctttcatctgtggtcagtgtggggcagctttcactcaattatctaatctaaagacacaccaacgtattcacacaggagagaaacctttcatctgtggtcagtgtggggcagctgtCACTcgattatctcatctaaagacacaccaacatattcaTACAGGAgtgaagcctttcagctgtggtcagtgtggggcaactttcactgaattaggtagtctaaagagacaccaacgtagtcacactgcagagaaatga